A genomic stretch from Spongiibacter nanhainus includes:
- a CDS encoding helix-turn-helix domain-containing protein, whose product MMQATSATGTAVHWNTDDLPLADKFDAWRDMLCQSHLPWSVDRPTTDKTFNANIQMHSFNGYRLIKCICDPLVGYRGMQEFANTDDAYLSVLYIKRGRENLRIDYQDIELQAGQLILWDSTRKMHFNVPERLEKVTLMLPERSLTSVFAHAHDYAGIPLSATTGMGAVFANHLLQLEQQMPKIGAETGTALMRPTMDMLAALLSSKTSLSPATLKFVMLRRIKQFIVHNLGNEQLGPAMIAEAHQISLRYLHLLFEDVGTSVSQWIRQRRLERSKDDILSAGISKLSIAEVAYRWGFSDPSHFSKVFKREYGVSPRGMLNAQRLHSGEALQ is encoded by the coding sequence ATGATGCAAGCCACCTCAGCCACCGGCACTGCCGTACACTGGAACACTGACGACCTTCCCCTTGCCGACAAATTTGATGCCTGGCGGGATATGCTGTGCCAGTCACATCTGCCCTGGTCGGTGGATCGTCCCACCACCGATAAGACCTTCAACGCCAACATCCAGATGCATAGCTTTAACGGTTACCGGCTGATTAAATGTATATGTGACCCGCTGGTGGGATATCGAGGTATGCAGGAATTTGCAAACACCGATGACGCCTACCTGAGTGTCTTGTATATCAAGCGGGGAAGAGAAAACCTTCGCATCGACTATCAGGACATCGAACTACAGGCTGGCCAGCTTATTCTCTGGGACAGTACCCGCAAAATGCACTTCAATGTTCCCGAGCGCCTGGAAAAAGTGACACTGATGTTGCCCGAACGCAGTCTAACCAGTGTGTTTGCCCATGCCCACGACTATGCTGGCATCCCGCTTTCGGCCACTACTGGCATGGGCGCGGTCTTTGCCAACCACCTACTTCAGCTTGAACAGCAAATGCCGAAAATTGGTGCAGAGACTGGCACCGCGCTAATGCGGCCCACCATGGACATGCTCGCCGCTCTGCTCTCCAGCAAAACCTCGCTATCCCCAGCCACCCTCAAGTTCGTCATGCTAAGGCGGATTAAACAGTTCATCGTTCACAACCTGGGCAACGAGCAGCTCGGCCCGGCCATGATTGCCGAAGCGCACCAGATATCACTGCGCTATCTTCACTTGCTCTTTGAAGACGTAGGCACCAGCGTCTCCCAGTGGATTCGCCAGCGTCGCCTGGAGCGCAGTAAGGACGATATTCTCAGCGCCGGTATCAGCAAGCTGTCCATCGCTGAAGTTGCCTATCGCTGGGGGTTCAGTGACCCCAGTCATTTCAGCAAGGTGTTTAAGAGGGAATACGGCGTTTCGCCTAGGGGAATGTTGAATGCCCAGCGCCTTCATAGTGGCGAAGCGCTGCAATAA
- the pal gene encoding peptidoglycan-associated lipoprotein Pal, whose translation MKFQYKFVLGAVLSGLLLSGCSSTDTDASGEGSMNDDGFSTYTEPKDSSSSSEFDTAEEMANLQTVFYFDFDQASLSMDTRRALDAQINRLKNTTGPIRLEGHADERGTREYNIALGERRAQAVAEYMAINGIPRYRIETVSYGEERPVAFGQSESSYAKNRRVELK comes from the coding sequence ATGAAATTCCAATATAAATTTGTTCTGGGTGCGGTACTTTCTGGTCTGCTGTTAAGCGGTTGTTCGTCAACCGATACTGACGCCAGTGGTGAAGGGTCAATGAACGACGACGGTTTCAGCACCTATACTGAGCCGAAAGATTCCAGCTCCAGCTCAGAGTTCGATACCGCCGAAGAGATGGCCAACCTGCAAACGGTGTTCTACTTCGATTTTGATCAGGCTTCGCTGTCTATGGACACTCGCCGTGCTTTGGACGCGCAGATCAACCGTCTGAAGAACACCACTGGCCCGATTCGCCTGGAAGGTCACGCCGATGAGCGCGGCACCCGGGAGTACAACATTGCCCTGGGCGAGCGTCGTGCGCAGGCAGTGGCCGAGTACATGGCGATCAACGGTATCCCTCGTTACCGTATTGAAACCGTCAGCTATGGTGAGGAGCGTCCGGTAGCATTTGGTCAAAGTGAATCGTCCTATGCTAAAAACCGTCGCGTTGAACTAAAATAA
- a CDS encoding cell envelope integrity protein TolA translates to MQLIPALATLLLHGLIALLIIVGVPGLQQSQELKAKPRVIHAKLVVEKPPPAPPKKAPPPKPAPKPKPKPKPEPKPAPKPEPKPEPKPKGPTPEEIRKKKAEERAREKAREEAKQRALEEQIRRQQEEELAAAIASEDEAIEDAELASTYSDLIADLVQRNWRRPPTARNNMVVVVRFEILPTGEFINPNVVDSSGHLAFDQSALDAIERVGQVQELRELAAKEPGVFSKNFRRFTIRFNPTDLRR, encoded by the coding sequence ATGCAGCTGATACCCGCACTGGCAACCCTGTTACTGCATGGATTGATCGCATTGCTGATCATTGTGGGTGTGCCTGGGCTGCAGCAAAGCCAGGAACTCAAGGCCAAACCCAGGGTGATCCACGCAAAACTGGTGGTGGAAAAGCCACCACCGGCGCCGCCTAAGAAGGCGCCGCCTCCCAAGCCAGCGCCTAAGCCAAAACCAAAACCAAAACCCGAGCCCAAACCGGCTCCAAAACCTGAGCCCAAGCCTGAGCCAAAACCCAAGGGGCCCACTCCGGAAGAGATTCGCAAGAAAAAAGCGGAGGAAAGGGCTCGGGAAAAGGCGAGGGAGGAAGCCAAACAGCGGGCGCTGGAAGAGCAAATTCGCCGTCAGCAGGAGGAAGAGCTAGCCGCGGCTATCGCCAGTGAGGATGAGGCGATCGAAGATGCCGAGTTGGCGTCTACCTACAGCGATCTGATCGCCGACTTGGTGCAGCGCAATTGGCGTAGACCCCCAACCGCCCGAAACAATATGGTGGTGGTGGTACGCTTCGAGATTTTGCCGACGGGTGAATTTATTAACCCCAATGTCGTCGATAGTAGTGGCCATCTCGCGTTTGATCAGTCGGCGCTGGATGCCATAGAGCGAGTGGGTCAAGTGCAGGAATTGCGCGAACTGGCGGCGAAAGAGCCCGGTGTGTTTAGCAAAAACTTCCGCCGCTTCACCATACGATTCAACCCAACAGATTTGAGGCGATAA
- the queE gene encoding 7-carboxy-7-deazaguanine synthase QueE — protein sequence MDPVITDSPVRTEGKLDSELRITEIFYSLQGEANTAGLPTVFVRLTGCPLRCQYCDTEYAFHGGERRTLDAILADVAGYAPRYVCVTGGEPLAQPACLSLLARLCDAGYHVSLETSGAMSVADVDSRVSKVLDLKTPGSGELQRNLWENLQYLNPADQIKFVICNREDYEWARMQLDLHRLSERVGDVWFSPSYGQVDATALAEWIVADNLAVRFQLQLHKLLWNDSPGH from the coding sequence GTGGATCCGGTAATAACTGATAGCCCAGTTCGCACTGAGGGGAAGTTAGACAGCGAGCTGCGGATCACGGAAATCTTCTACTCTCTGCAGGGCGAGGCCAATACCGCGGGCCTACCCACGGTTTTCGTGCGCCTGACAGGCTGCCCTCTGCGCTGCCAGTATTGTGATACCGAGTATGCCTTCCACGGTGGTGAGCGTCGCACCCTCGACGCTATTTTGGCTGACGTTGCCGGCTATGCACCGCGCTATGTCTGTGTGACCGGCGGTGAGCCTCTGGCGCAGCCGGCTTGCCTGTCGCTGCTGGCTCGTCTTTGTGACGCCGGGTATCACGTGTCTCTGGAAACATCGGGGGCAATGTCAGTGGCCGACGTGGACAGCCGGGTGAGCAAAGTGCTCGATCTGAAAACGCCCGGCTCAGGGGAGCTACAGCGCAATCTGTGGGAAAATCTGCAATATCTGAATCCTGCAGACCAAATCAAATTTGTAATCTGTAACCGTGAAGACTACGAGTGGGCTAGGATGCAGCTCGACTTGCACCGGCTCTCGGAGCGGGTGGGTGATGTATGGTTTTCGCCCAGTTACGGTCAGGTGGACGCCACCGCCTTGGCGGAGTGGATTGTCGCAGACAACCTGGCTGTTAGATTCCAGCTGCAACTTCACAAGCTATTGTGGAACGACAGCCCGGGGCACTGA
- the tolR gene encoding protein TolR: MGRRAKRKPMSDINVVPYIDVMLVLLIVFMVTAPLLVQGVQVDLPEASTEPVSSEEDDPIVVSVDKEGRYYVSLGDPAKQNEPVELAEIGDKLAKILRNKPKTPVMVKGDNAVSYGKVVAAMATLQGAGAASVGLITQEPLADSGR; encoded by the coding sequence ATGGGCCGTCGCGCCAAACGCAAGCCAATGTCCGATATCAATGTCGTGCCCTATATCGACGTGATGTTGGTGCTGTTGATCGTTTTTATGGTGACAGCTCCGCTGTTGGTGCAGGGGGTGCAAGTGGATTTGCCTGAGGCGTCCACCGAACCGGTATCCTCCGAGGAAGACGATCCGATTGTGGTATCCGTTGATAAGGAAGGTCGTTACTACGTGAGTTTGGGGGATCCGGCCAAGCAAAACGAGCCGGTGGAGCTGGCGGAAATTGGCGATAAACTGGCCAAAATTTTGCGTAATAAGCCCAAGACTCCGGTGATGGTGAAGGGCGACAATGCCGTTAGCTATGGCAAAGTCGTCGCGGCCATGGCGACCTTACAGGGGGCGGGGGCCGCCTCGGTGGGGCTTATCACCCAGGAACCGCTGGCGGATAGTGGCAGGTAA
- the tolQ gene encoding protein TolQ has translation MDQELSVLHLISQASFFVQAIMAILVLASVVSWYMIVQRIMYFRLAEGEMARFESHFWSGADLNQLYDEGSKDKQPAMGMESVFRAGFKEFTRLAKRNIDSDAIMDGCQRAMRVALAREEERMEHHLPFLATVGSTSPYVGLLGTVWGIMGSFHGLGQVQQATLATVAPGISEALIATAMGLIAAIPAVVSFNRFSAKVDSYYGKYETFADEFSSILHRQVHTKD, from the coding sequence GTGGATCAAGAGCTTTCCGTACTGCACCTGATCAGCCAGGCCAGCTTTTTTGTACAGGCCATTATGGCCATTCTGGTGCTGGCATCAGTGGTGTCCTGGTACATGATCGTGCAGCGCATCATGTATTTCCGCCTCGCTGAGGGTGAGATGGCGCGGTTTGAATCCCATTTCTGGTCTGGCGCCGACCTCAACCAATTGTACGACGAGGGCAGCAAAGACAAGCAGCCGGCGATGGGTATGGAAAGCGTATTCCGGGCCGGCTTCAAAGAGTTTACTCGTCTCGCCAAACGCAATATTGATTCCGATGCGATTATGGATGGCTGCCAGCGGGCCATGAGAGTGGCGCTGGCCAGGGAAGAAGAGCGAATGGAGCACCACTTACCGTTTTTGGCCACGGTGGGTTCCACCAGCCCCTATGTCGGTCTGCTGGGCACGGTCTGGGGCATCATGGGGTCTTTTCACGGTCTGGGGCAGGTGCAGCAAGCCACACTGGCGACGGTGGCACCAGGTATTTCCGAGGCCTTGATCGCAACGGCCATGGGCTTGATAGCGGCAATCCCGGCGGTGGTCTCTTTTAACCGCTTCTCCGCTAAAGTGGATTCCTATTACGGCAAATATGAAACCTTTGCCGATGAGTTCTCCAGTATTCTGCACCGTCAGGTGCACACCAAAGACTAA
- a CDS encoding TetR/AcrR family transcriptional regulator, translating into MAGKNLCREDFVATALDIIAESSVDALSMRKVAARLNVSAMAMYKHFPNKEALLSAALDAFIASADVIPSEPLPWEQWVETVARRMYSALCRDMSWVSVLGAISLGEQAAYVTDSFVDTLTEAGFSAEQALQCYFTMIQLVVGAVCIRSSMIAEKARPNRCNAAGAARSDHHQDGTALLYPVSADSAIASQEPLEISLPLFIAALRHYEGAGHSTFP; encoded by the coding sequence TTGGCTGGGAAAAACTTGTGCCGAGAAGATTTTGTAGCGACGGCTCTGGATATCATCGCGGAATCGAGCGTTGATGCGCTGTCGATGCGAAAGGTTGCCGCGCGCCTCAATGTGAGTGCTATGGCGATGTACAAGCACTTCCCCAATAAAGAGGCCTTGCTCTCTGCTGCCCTGGACGCATTTATTGCCAGTGCCGATGTGATTCCCAGCGAGCCATTGCCCTGGGAGCAGTGGGTGGAAACCGTTGCCCGCCGAATGTACAGCGCGCTGTGCCGGGATATGAGCTGGGTGTCAGTGCTGGGTGCGATCAGCTTGGGTGAGCAGGCAGCCTATGTCACCGACTCTTTTGTGGACACACTGACCGAGGCCGGCTTCTCTGCCGAGCAGGCACTACAGTGTTATTTTACGATGATTCAGTTGGTCGTCGGCGCGGTCTGTATCCGGTCTTCGATGATCGCAGAAAAGGCCCGCCCCAATCGCTGCAATGCGGCTGGAGCTGCTCGTTCTGACCATCATCAAGACGGCACTGCACTTCTATATCCAGTGTCGGCCGATAGTGCTATAGCGAGTCAGGAGCCTCTCGAGATCAGTCTGCCGCTGTTTATTGCAGCGCTTCGCCACTATGAAGGCGCTGGGCATTCAACATTCCCCTAG
- the ybgC gene encoding tol-pal system-associated acyl-CoA thioesterase: MEFHLPLRVYIEDTDAGGIVFYVNYLKYMERARTEFMRTLGFGKAAVGNNGLMFVVSEAHVKYRRSAQLDDCLDVSANLSKLGRAGMTFYQEVYRGGELLCDGDIRIACVDCETRRPKAIPDAMRAALAAQTVSQPSGTHTD; encoded by the coding sequence ATGGAATTTCACCTACCGCTGCGGGTCTACATCGAGGACACCGATGCCGGCGGTATCGTGTTTTATGTGAATTACCTAAAGTATATGGAGCGCGCGCGCACCGAGTTTATGCGCACATTGGGCTTTGGAAAAGCCGCCGTGGGGAACAATGGGCTGATGTTTGTGGTCAGTGAGGCCCATGTGAAATACCGTCGCTCTGCACAACTGGACGATTGTCTGGACGTCAGTGCAAACCTTAGCAAACTGGGGCGCGCCGGTATGACCTTTTACCAAGAGGTGTATCGGGGCGGCGAGCTGCTGTGCGACGGCGATATTCGTATCGCCTGTGTAGATTGCGAGACGCGGCGCCCCAAAGCGATACCTGACGCGATGCGGGCGGCCTTGGCCGCGCAAACCGTCTCGCAGCCAAGCGGAACACATACCGACTAA
- a CDS encoding cytochrome P450 yields MRDMPRHQDTAEPIPDIAQSPEDFRPLHNACFQNPYPFYKMLRDGYPIYRLANGIYCVSRYEDIAAVSKNTDLFSSTYQGAIAGLRPGQIIVDLGKKQQRLADLGLIPGNVLALSDPPIHTSERKVAHKGLNSRFVKTLDGMVEALCQSMMDEFIDSGEVEFMQAFAWRLPMRVIIRLLGFPEDDYEKVKAWCVHGITTQSGIATHRELMVAQAELIAFVRYCWEQFLEAKRRPRDDLSAIFVEAVNDPDNVMTEAAAVSAMFQLLIAGSDSSATSMSNALKMLIENPDIYAELCADMSKLPDFIEEVFRLESAFQGHFRWVKQDTQLHGVELPAGSRLFLMWASGNRDERVFENPDAIKLDRANGKKHLTFGHGVHACIGRELARSEIRIVLREFLRRTENLRINGSAPFQASMFAHTLVRLPIAFDRRPLV; encoded by the coding sequence ATGCGCGACATGCCACGTCACCAGGACACCGCCGAGCCAATTCCCGACATCGCGCAATCCCCAGAAGACTTCCGTCCTCTGCACAACGCGTGTTTTCAAAACCCTTATCCCTTCTACAAGATGCTCAGAGATGGCTATCCGATTTATCGGTTGGCAAATGGCATCTATTGTGTCTCTCGCTATGAGGATATTGCTGCGGTCAGCAAGAATACCGACCTGTTCTCATCAACCTACCAAGGGGCCATTGCGGGACTAAGGCCGGGCCAAATCATTGTCGACCTGGGTAAAAAGCAGCAGCGCCTCGCGGATCTGGGGTTGATTCCCGGCAATGTATTGGCGCTATCGGACCCTCCAATTCACACCAGTGAGCGGAAGGTCGCTCACAAGGGGCTGAATTCCCGCTTTGTGAAAACTCTTGATGGAATGGTCGAAGCTCTCTGCCAAAGCATGATGGACGAGTTTATCGACAGCGGAGAGGTGGAATTTATGCAGGCCTTCGCCTGGCGCCTGCCAATGCGTGTCATTATACGTTTACTGGGTTTTCCCGAAGACGACTATGAGAAGGTGAAAGCATGGTGTGTCCATGGCATTACCACCCAGAGTGGTATTGCGACACACAGGGAATTGATGGTGGCGCAGGCAGAGTTGATTGCCTTTGTCCGTTATTGCTGGGAGCAATTCCTGGAGGCTAAAAGGCGTCCCCGTGACGATCTCAGCGCGATTTTTGTCGAAGCGGTTAATGACCCCGACAATGTCATGACAGAGGCAGCCGCTGTCAGTGCTATGTTCCAGTTGTTGATCGCCGGCAGTGATTCCAGTGCCACCAGCATGAGCAACGCCCTGAAGATGCTGATTGAGAACCCCGACATATACGCAGAGCTCTGCGCCGATATGAGTAAACTGCCAGACTTTATCGAAGAAGTCTTTAGACTGGAGTCGGCGTTCCAGGGGCACTTTCGATGGGTGAAACAGGATACGCAGTTGCATGGCGTCGAATTGCCAGCCGGTAGTCGACTGTTTCTGATGTGGGCTTCGGGTAATCGCGACGAGCGGGTGTTTGAGAATCCTGATGCCATTAAGCTCGACAGGGCCAATGGCAAAAAGCACCTGACCTTTGGTCATGGAGTCCATGCCTGTATTGGTCGCGAGCTCGCTCGCAGTGAAATTCGTATAGTGCTCAGGGAATTTCTCAGGCGCACCGAAAATCTTCGCATCAACGGCAGTGCGCCATTTCAGGCATCAATGTTTGCTCATACCCTGGTACGCCTGCCGATAGCCTTTGATAGACGCCCACTCGTGTAG
- the tolB gene encoding Tol-Pal system beta propeller repeat protein TolB, with amino-acid sequence MSMRAVLLLILVLLGPLARAELTIEVNQGNDDPVPIAIVPFAWKPGLTVAEDIAAIVESDLHRSGLFRPLSRADMLSRPASAEEVYFRDWKSLGVDYVLVGQLGVSGTDNLVARYQLLDVNTQRVILTGTDLSRASRPRYLAHTIADRVYEQLTNVRGAFRTQLLYVSAVREGDARFRFRLLQSDIDGANEKVLLDTKEPILAPTWAPDGNRIAYVSFETSRPAIYLQNLSTGKREQITSFTGINGSPAFSPNGDQMAMVLSKDGSPDIYVMDLATRKLRRITTHFAIDTEPAWMPDGKHLVFTSDRGGKPQIYKVELATGYVERVTFEGDYNARARVLPDNLGLVMVHRSNGNFHIAVQDFKRDRVEVLTTTELDESPSVAPNASMLLYATKHNGKGVLAAVSVDGGVKYRLPSKFGEVREPAWSPYLEE; translated from the coding sequence ATGTCGATGCGAGCTGTTTTACTGCTTATCCTCGTGCTTCTTGGCCCCCTGGCCAGGGCCGAGTTAACCATCGAAGTGAACCAGGGCAATGACGACCCAGTGCCTATCGCGATCGTGCCCTTTGCTTGGAAACCGGGGCTGACGGTCGCCGAGGATATTGCGGCGATTGTCGAGAGCGATCTCCACCGCAGTGGCTTGTTCAGACCACTGAGCCGAGCCGATATGTTGAGTCGGCCGGCCTCTGCCGAGGAGGTGTATTTCCGGGATTGGAAAAGCCTGGGCGTAGATTACGTGTTGGTCGGTCAGTTGGGGGTTTCCGGCACTGATAACCTGGTTGCCCGCTATCAGCTTCTGGATGTAAATACCCAGCGGGTTATTCTTACTGGCACTGATTTGAGCCGCGCCAGCCGGCCTCGGTATCTGGCCCACACCATCGCCGATCGGGTGTATGAGCAACTGACCAATGTGCGGGGGGCATTCCGTACCCAGCTGCTTTATGTCTCTGCTGTTCGGGAGGGTGATGCCCGCTTCCGTTTCCGCTTGCTGCAAAGCGATATTGACGGTGCCAACGAGAAAGTGTTGTTGGATACCAAAGAGCCGATTCTGGCACCGACCTGGGCGCCGGACGGCAACCGCATTGCCTACGTGTCATTCGAGACCAGTCGGCCGGCGATTTACCTACAGAATCTGAGTACCGGTAAGCGGGAGCAAATCACCAGCTTCACTGGTATCAACGGTTCACCGGCGTTTTCACCCAATGGCGATCAAATGGCCATGGTGCTGTCCAAAGATGGCTCGCCGGATATCTATGTTATGGACCTGGCGACCCGCAAACTGCGCCGGATCACCACGCATTTTGCCATCGATACTGAGCCGGCGTGGATGCCCGACGGCAAACACCTGGTATTTACTTCCGACCGGGGTGGCAAGCCGCAAATTTACAAAGTCGAGCTGGCGACCGGTTACGTAGAGCGGGTGACCTTTGAAGGGGACTATAACGCCCGGGCCCGAGTGCTGCCGGACAACCTAGGGTTGGTCATGGTACACAGAAGTAACGGTAATTTTCACATCGCAGTGCAAGATTTTAAGCGCGACCGTGTCGAAGTTCTCACCACGACCGAATTGGACGAGTCTCCCAGTGTAGCGCCAAACGCGAGTATGCTACTGTACGCCACAAAGCATAACGGCAAGGGGGTGCTGGCGGCCGTCTCTGTGGATGGTGGCGTAAAATATCGCCTGCCATCAAAATTCGGCGAAGTAAGGGAACCTGCTTGGTCTCCCTACCTCGAAGAATAG
- a CDS encoding 2,4'-dihydroxyacetophenone dioxygenase family protein yields MEASEILKDASTLKWIPIIDGIDFKLLRVSQESGVWTVLFRCQPGSFFPIHKHHGAGEYYVITGRMQYVAGEAVAGCYGYEPLGAIHEKTLFPEYTELLFTNHGPVAFLDDEGGIKQLLDYALLCDLADAV; encoded by the coding sequence ATGGAAGCTAGCGAAATTCTAAAAGACGCCAGTACCTTGAAGTGGATTCCAATAATTGACGGTATCGACTTCAAGCTATTGAGAGTCAGTCAGGAATCCGGTGTGTGGACAGTGTTGTTTCGCTGCCAGCCAGGGAGTTTTTTCCCTATCCACAAGCATCATGGGGCCGGGGAATACTACGTGATCACCGGGCGTATGCAATACGTTGCCGGTGAGGCTGTAGCCGGATGTTATGGCTACGAACCGCTGGGCGCAATCCATGAGAAAACGCTGTTTCCCGAATACACAGAGTTGCTGTTTACCAATCATGGTCCCGTGGCCTTTCTCGATGATGAGGGCGGCATCAAGCAGCTTCTCGATTACGCTCTGTTGTGTGATTTAGCTGATGCGGTTTAA
- the ybgF gene encoding tol-pal system protein YbgF, whose product MQLKKTAIPMILAGVFAGPVGAQAPIEDINDPGRRAEGSNASMQAELYRQLQQLRQEVMSLRGTVEQQGHQLRQLKQQSLDRYLDVDRRLSAMSGTAPSSPLGSSSDDPAAMASAEGETATADSAVAASPSAGVSPAASASPADASESDDASGSEAAATLTGNPSQDYAQAYALVKARDYDQAIEAFKSYIQRYPDDRYTPNAWYWLGELYAVGERNLEASAQAFQKLLTDYPNNGKVPAAMYKLGTVYFLQGEKQKAQQMLTNVLDRYGNTGNSAVKKSREFLRDNF is encoded by the coding sequence ATGCAATTGAAAAAAACGGCTATTCCCATGATTCTGGCCGGCGTTTTCGCCGGCCCTGTGGGGGCGCAAGCCCCCATTGAAGACATTAACGACCCCGGCCGCCGTGCCGAGGGCAGTAATGCCAGTATGCAGGCAGAGCTCTATCGCCAGCTGCAGCAGCTGCGGCAGGAGGTTATGTCACTGCGGGGAACCGTTGAGCAGCAAGGGCATCAGTTGCGCCAGTTAAAACAGCAAAGTCTCGATCGCTATCTGGACGTGGATCGCAGGCTCAGTGCCATGAGTGGTACCGCTCCGTCTTCCCCCCTGGGCAGTAGCAGTGATGACCCAGCGGCCATGGCGTCAGCTGAAGGCGAAACCGCCACGGCGGATAGCGCAGTGGCTGCTTCGCCCAGTGCTGGCGTCAGCCCGGCGGCATCTGCCAGCCCGGCTGATGCCAGCGAATCTGACGACGCATCTGGTTCTGAGGCCGCGGCCACCTTAACGGGCAATCCGTCCCAGGATTACGCCCAGGCCTACGCTTTGGTCAAGGCGCGGGACTATGATCAGGCGATCGAGGCTTTCAAAAGCTATATTCAGCGTTACCCCGATGACCGTTATACGCCCAATGCGTGGTATTGGCTGGGTGAACTCTATGCGGTGGGCGAGCGCAACTTGGAGGCCTCCGCTCAGGCCTTTCAAAAATTACTGACCGACTACCCCAACAATGGCAAAGTGCCGGCCGCCATGTATAAATTGGGTACCGTTTACTTTCTTCAGGGCGAGAAGCAGAAGGCTCAACAGATGCTGACCAACGTGCTGGATCGCTACGGCAACACGGGTAATTCGGCGGTTAAAAAATCGCGGGAATTCCTCCGCGATAATTTCTAG
- the queC gene encoding 7-cyano-7-deazaguanine synthase QueC, with protein sequence MSKKAVVLVSGGLDSATVLAQARKEGYECYALAFDYGQRHRAELQAARRIAEQLGAQAFKVINLDLSSIGGSALTDTGIDVPDFSGAEGIPVTYVPARNTVFLSIALGWAEVLAADTIFIGVNAVDYSGYPDCRPDFIEAFQRMANLATKAGVEGESLQIRTPLIDLTKAEIIKLGVDLGVDYSQTVSCYQANADGEACGRCDSCHLRREGFLQAGLPDPTRYAVSR encoded by the coding sequence TTGAGTAAAAAAGCCGTGGTGCTGGTTTCGGGCGGCCTGGATAGCGCAACCGTATTGGCTCAGGCCAGAAAGGAAGGCTACGAGTGTTATGCCTTGGCCTTTGACTATGGCCAGCGTCATCGCGCTGAACTGCAGGCGGCCCGGCGGATAGCGGAGCAGCTCGGCGCCCAGGCCTTCAAGGTCATCAATCTCGATCTCAGCAGTATTGGTGGCTCGGCTTTGACCGACACCGGCATCGATGTACCCGATTTCAGCGGGGCCGAAGGCATTCCCGTCACCTATGTGCCGGCCCGCAATACGGTATTTCTCTCCATTGCTCTGGGCTGGGCCGAAGTCCTGGCGGCCGACACCATTTTTATCGGCGTCAACGCTGTAGATTATTCGGGCTATCCAGACTGCCGCCCGGATTTTATCGAGGCTTTCCAGCGCATGGCCAACTTGGCCACCAAGGCCGGGGTTGAGGGGGAGAGCCTGCAAATCCGCACCCCGCTGATTGATTTGACCAAGGCGGAAATCATTAAGTTGGGGGTGGATTTGGGAGTCGACTACAGTCAAACCGTCTCTTGTTATCAGGCAAATGCGGACGGCGAAGCCTGTGGTCGCTGTGACAGTTGCCATTTGCGTAGGGAAGGGTTTCTACAAGCGGGCTTGCCTGACCCCACGCGCTATGCGGTGAGTCGCTAA